A region of Thermorudis peleae DNA encodes the following proteins:
- a CDS encoding WD40/YVTN/BNR-like repeat-containing protein, which produces SGGPGSGLFRSTDGGDTWEELSHKPGLPKGVLGKIGIAPSPAKEGRIWAIIEAEDGAVFRSDDYGETWERLSEDQSLRQRAWYYHHIVADPQDPETVWVLNVELWKSNDGGKTFFSIPTPHGDHHALWIDPHDPKRMILGDDGGASVSFDGGRTWSDIYNQPTAEIYHVTVDRQFPFRVYGAQQDNTTISIPSRSHRGAITVAEYEEVGGGESGYIAVDPRNPNIIYAGNYLGYLTRYDRAAGQIQNVQVWPETTLGAGAEEAKYRFQWTYPIVISPHDPDVLYVTSNVVHRSRDGGQSWEVISPDLTRNDPDKLKSSGGPITKDNTGAEYYCTIFAFAESPVQAGVLWAGSDDGLVHVSRDGGATWQNVTPPDLPEWATISIIEPSPHDAATCYLAAHRYRLDDFRPLLFKTTDFGQHWQLITAGLPDDEITRVIRVDPQRPGLLFAGTETGLWVSFDDGGQWERFGAIAGCSHP; this is translated from the coding sequence TCAGTGGCGGGCCGGGGAGTGGGCTTTTCCGATCGACTGATGGCGGTGATACCTGGGAAGAACTTTCGCACAAGCCTGGCTTGCCCAAGGGTGTGCTTGGCAAGATTGGCATCGCTCCCTCTCCAGCGAAGGAAGGACGGATCTGGGCGATTATTGAGGCCGAGGATGGAGCGGTCTTCCGTTCCGACGACTATGGTGAAACCTGGGAGCGGCTTTCCGAAGACCAAAGTCTTCGCCAACGTGCCTGGTACTATCACCACATTGTAGCTGACCCCCAGGATCCCGAAACCGTCTGGGTGCTGAACGTCGAACTTTGGAAGTCAAACGATGGTGGGAAGACGTTTTTCAGTATCCCAACGCCCCATGGTGACCACCACGCGCTCTGGATCGATCCGCACGATCCCAAACGGATGATCCTTGGCGACGACGGTGGCGCCAGCGTCAGCTTCGATGGGGGCAGAACCTGGTCAGACATCTATAACCAGCCAACGGCCGAAATCTACCACGTGACAGTCGACCGGCAATTCCCGTTCCGGGTCTATGGTGCCCAGCAGGACAATACAACGATCAGCATTCCGAGCCGGTCGCACCGGGGCGCGATCACCGTTGCTGAGTATGAGGAGGTTGGCGGCGGCGAAAGTGGCTACATCGCCGTCGATCCGCGCAATCCCAATATTATCTATGCTGGCAACTACCTCGGCTACCTCACGCGCTACGACCGAGCTGCCGGCCAAATCCAGAATGTCCAAGTCTGGCCGGAGACGACGCTCGGTGCTGGTGCGGAAGAGGCGAAATACCGTTTCCAGTGGACATATCCAATCGTCATCTCGCCGCATGATCCTGATGTGCTTTACGTCACGTCGAACGTCGTGCACCGCTCACGTGATGGTGGCCAGAGCTGGGAAGTGATCAGCCCTGACCTCACTCGCAACGATCCTGACAAGCTCAAGTCCTCAGGTGGGCCGATTACCAAGGACAATACGGGGGCGGAATATTACTGCACGATCTTCGCGTTTGCTGAGTCGCCGGTACAGGCTGGGGTACTCTGGGCCGGTTCGGATGATGGACTGGTGCATGTCTCACGTGATGGCGGCGCCACCTGGCAGAACGTCACGCCGCCGGACTTGCCCGAGTGGGCGACGATTAGCATCATCGAACCCTCGCCACATGATGCTGCGACCTGCTATCTCGCAGCCCATCGCTATCGCCTTGATGACTTCCGTCCACTGTTGTTCAAGACGACGGACTTTGGTCAGCACTGGCAGCTGATCACCGCTGGTCTGCCGGACGATGAAATTACTCGGGTGATCCGCGTCGATCCGCAGCGGCCAGGTCTGCTTTTTGCCGGAACCGAGACGGGGCTTTGGGTTTCCTTTGATGATGGGGGGCAATGGGAACGGTTCGGGGCAATTGCCGGTTGTTCCCATCCATGA